In one window of Haloimpatiens sp. FM7315 DNA:
- a CDS encoding DUF3343 domain-containing protein — translation MVKIKNYILFKNHTEGMKLESFLKVNKIKYVISPTPRELSTCCGISIMYNKEDEDKIKK, via the coding sequence ATGGTAAAAATCAAAAACTATATTCTGTTTAAAAATCACACTGAAGGTATGAAACTAGAAAGTTTTTTAAAGGTTAATAAAATAAAATATGTAATTTCCCCAACTCCAAGAGAATTATCTACTTGCTGTGGTATTTCTATAATGTATAATAAAGAGGATGAAGACAAAATAAAAAAATAA